In Nocardioides daphniae, the DNA window GCGGCGGCGGGCAGGGCGCCCGGCTGGGAGAAGACGAGGATGCCGTCACGGAAGGCCATGATCGTGGGGATCGAGGAGATCTGCGCCATGGCCGCCAGCTCACGCTCGGCCTCGGTGTCGACCTTGCCGAAGACGATGTCGGGGTGCTGCTCCGAGGCCGCCTCGAAGACCGGGGCGAACTGCTTGCACGGACCGCACCAGTCTGCCCAGAAGTCGACGAGCACGATGCCCTCGCCGGTGACGGTCGATTCGAAGGTGGAAGCGGTGAGCGCCTTGGTCGTCATGCACCGCACGTTACAAGGTGCTCCCGGCTGCCGTTCAAACGGAACCGGCCCGGCGCCAGTCGCCACGCCGACGAACGGCTGAGTAGGCTATATCACATGGTCTAGTGATGGTCTACCCCGTTCATACTCCGAATTGGGGAACGGCCCGGAAATCAGAATCTGCGGTCGCCGCGATGCCTTTACATCTATGCAGCGACCACAGTCGCTGGCCCGCGGCTTCAGCACCCGGGGGCAGTTTCTTCATCTCGCACCTGTGTGCGCACTGCGCGCTGCCGTCGTGCGCCCACTCGAGGGTCAAGCATGTCCATCACCACGTCTCGTCGCGGTCTCCTGACCGCATCCGCCTGGGCCGTCCCCGCCATCATGGTCAGCTCCGCGTCCCCCGCCTTCGCCGGCTCCGGCGTCGTCCCCCCGCCAACCTCGAGCTGCCGGGAGATCGACTACACGTTCTCCTGGCAGGCCAGCGGCTACTCCTTCGTGCCGACGTCCTCCAGCTCCCTGTACGGCGTGGGCAAGGGCTCGGCCCCGGCCACCCGCGTGCCCAACCAGTCGCTGACGCCGGCGGAGGTCGCCGCCATCACGCCGCTGACGGTCACCGCCTCGAACAGCTTCACCGGCAACCGCATGCGCGGCAGGTTGGCGAGCGACGGGGCCGCGAACATGCGCGTGTCACCGTTCAACGTCGGTGGGCTGCAGGCCCGTGGCCTCACGCTGCTGCAGGACCTGACCACCAACAACAGCCTCGGCAACAACGCGGCCACCCGCGCCGGTCACGCCCAGGTCCTCAAGCTGGAGTTCAGCCGCCCGGTCAAGAACCTCCGGTTCACGATCACTGACATCGACAGCACCTCGGGGCAGTACCGGGACCGCGTCAGCGTGAGTGGAGGCGCCAGCGGCGTCCGCGCCACGGCCCTCCGGGGCGCCGGCACCGCGTCAGACCCGTGGCGCAACAACTCCGACAACACCGGGTACGACCCCGGTGTGGGTTCCGGCAACGTGGCGGTCGACTACTCGGGCCTCGCCCCGGTCAGCACGGTCCTCGTCACCTTCTGGAACGACCAGAGCGGCTCGCTGAGCAGCTACGGCCTCCAGGGCATCTTCATCTCCAACCTGACCTTCAGGGCGATGAGCTGCTGAGGTTCACCACTTGCGGGCGCGCCACTCGGGCAGGTGCTCACGCTCCTGCCCGAGCACGCCGTCCTTCCCGTGCCCCGGGTGGAACCGTGTCTCGTCGGGCAGCGTGCCGAAGATGCGCTCCTCGACCTGGTCGATGAGCTGCTCGAAGGCCTCCTCGTTGCCGAAGGTGGCTCCCACACCACCGGGGAAGAGGGTGTCCCCGGTGAAGACGTGAGGGGAGCCCCCGGGGTCGTGGTGCACCAGGCACACCGACCCCGGGGTGTGGCCGGCGACGGCGATGACGTCCAGGTCGACACGTCCCACCCGGACCACGTCGCCGTGCTCCAGGCGACGCGCCACGGCGACCCCCGTCTGCTCGGTGATGGCGTCGGCGTCCGGGGCGCCCGCGAAGACCTCGGCACCGGTCGCCTCGACCACGGCGGCGAGGGCGCGGTGGTGGTCCCAGTGCTGGTGCGTGGTCACGACGGCAGCGAGGCCGGCGTCCCCGATTAGGGGGAGCAGGACCTCCGGCGCGTCGGCGGCGTCGACGAGCAGCTGCTCGCCCGTCTCGTTGCAGCGCAGCACGTAGCAGTTGTTCGACATCTTGTCGTCCACCGCCACCTTGGTGACGGTCAAGGTCGACAGCGTGAGGGTCTGGGGGTCTCCGCCGGGGGAGACGTCTCCGGTGTAGGACGTCATGGGCCCATCCTGCCCGACACGCTGCCATGGGTCGGTGTGGAAGAGTGGGAGTGCCACCGTCCGGGGTTGTCCGAGCCTCTAGGATGGCGAACATGCGTTCGAACGAACGTCGCGACCCACACCTCAAGGACGCTCGTGACTGACCAACTCATCATCCGCGGTGCCCGGGAGCACAACCTCAAGGACGTCTCGCTCGACCTCCCTCGGGACTCCCTCATCGTCTTCACGGGCATGTCCGGGTCGGGCAAGTCCTCGCTCGCGTTCGACACGATCTTCGCCGAGGGCCAGCGACGCTACGTGGAGTCGCTCTCGGCCTACGCGCGCCAGTTCCTGGGGCAGATGGACAAACCTGACGTCGACTTCATCGAGGGGCTGTCGCCCGCGGTCTCGATCGACCAGAAGTCCACCTCCAAGAACCCCCGCTCCACCGTGGGTACGATCACCGAGGTCTACGACTACCTCCGCCTGCTGTACGCCCGTGCGGGGCGTCCGCACTGCCCGACCTGCGGTGCCCCGATCGAGCGGCAGACGCCGCAGCAGATCGTCGACCGGATCCTGGCACTGGAGGAAGGTCGACGCTTCCAGGTGCTCGCCCCCGTCATCCGGGGACGCAAGGGGGAGTACGTCGAGCTCTTCTCGTCCTTGCAGACGCAGGGCTTCAGCCGTGCGCGGGTCGACGGGGAGACGTACAGCCTCGACCGCCGCCCACGCTCAACAAGCAGAAGAAGCACACCATCGAGGTCGTCGTCGACCGTCTGGCGGTGAAGCCCTCCTCGAAGCAGCGGCTGACCGACTCGGTCGAGACTGCCCTCGGGCTGGCCGACGGCCTGGTGGTCTTCGACTTCGTCGACCTGGAGGCCGGGGCCGAGGGGCGTGAGCTCACCTTCTCGGAGCGGATGGCCTGCCCCAACGAGCACCCCATCGAGTCCGACGACCTCCAGCCTCGCTCGTTCTCGTTCAACTCGCCCTTCGGCGCCTGCACCACCTGCCACGGCATCGGCACCCGGATGGAGATGGACCCCGAGCTGGTCGTCCCCAACCCCGAGGCGACGCTGGGCGAGGGTGCGGTCCAGCCGTGGAGCGGCGCGCACGTCGCCGACTACTTCCTGCGGCTCATGGGCGCGCTGGGGGAGGAGCTCGGGTTCGACCTGAACACCCCCTGGGAGAAGCTGCCGGTCAAGGCCCGCAAGGCGATCCTCGACGGCCACGCCACCAAGGTGCACGTGGTCACGCGCAACCGCTACGGGCGTCAGCGCTCCTACTACGCCGAGTTCGAGGGCGTCAGCCAGTACATCGAGCGGCGACACAACGACGCCGAGTCCGACACCACGCGCGAGCGGTTCGAGGGCTTCATGCGCGAGGTGCCCTGCCCCGCCTGCCAGGGCAGCCGGCTCAAGCCGATCTCCATGTCGGTGACCCTCGGCGGGATCTCCATCGCCGAGCTCTGCGCCAAGCCGCTCAACGAGACCGCTGACTTCCTCGCCCAGCTCGAGCTCTCGCCGCGCGAGAAGCAGATCGCCGAGCGCGTCCTCAAGGAGATCCAGGAGCGCCTGCGCTTCCTCCTCGACGTCGGCCTCGACTACCTGTCGCTCGACCGGCCCAGCGGCTCGCTGTCGGGCGGCGAGGCGCAGCGCATCCGGCTGGCCACCCAGATCGGCGCCGGGCTCGTGGGCGTCCTGTACGTCCTCGACGAGCCCTCCATCGGCCTGCACCAGCGCGACAACGCACGCCTGATCGAGACGCTCGTCCGGCTCAAGGAGCTCGGCAACACCCTGATCGTCGTCGAGCACGACGAGGACACGATCCGCACCGCCGACTGGGTCGTCGACATCGGCCCCGCGGCGGGCGAGCACGGCGGCCAGGTCGTGCACTCCGGGACCGTCGACGACCTCCTGTCGCACCCCGACTCCATGACCGGGCAGTACCTCTCCGGTCGCCGCGAGATCCCGGTGCCGGAGCTGCGCCGCCCGAGGACCCCGGGCCGCGAGCTGGTGGTGAAGGGCGCCAAGGAGAACAACCTCCGCAACGTCGACGTCACCTTCCCGCTGGGGATGTTCGTGGCCGTCACGGGCGTCTCGGGATCGGGCAAGTCGACCCTGGTCAACGACATCCTCTACACGTCTCTGGCGAAGCAGATTTACAACGCCCGTACCGTCCCCGGACGGCACCGGACGATCACGGGCGTCGACGAGGTCGACAAGGTCATCCACGTCGACCAGTCGCCCATCGGTCGTACCCCGCGCAGCAACCCGGCGACGTACACCGGCGTCTTCGACCACGTGCGCAAGCTGTTCGCCCAGACGCCCGAGGCCAAGGTCCGTGGCTACATGCCGGGTCGCTTCTCCTTCAACGTCAAGGGCGGGCGCTGCGAGGCGTGCCACGGCGACGGCACGATCAAGATCGAGATGAACTTCCTGCCGGACGTCTACGTCCCGTGCGAGGTATGCCGCGGCGCGCGCTACAACCGCGAGACGCTCGAGGTGCACTACAAGGGCAAGACCATCGCCGAGGTCCTCGACATGCCGATCGAGGAGGCGGCGGAGTTCTTCGCCGCCGTCCCGGCGATCTCCCGGCACATGAAGACGCTCACCGAGGTCGGTCTCGGCTACGTCCGTCTGGGACAGCCGGCGACGACGCTGTCGGGTGGTGAGGCGCAGCGCGTCAAGCTCGCCAGCGAGCTGCAGAAACGCTCGACCGGGCGCACCCTCTACGTGCTCGACGAGCCCACCACGGGCTGCACTTCGAGGACATCCGCAAGCTTCTCCTGGTGCTGGCCGCTCGTCGACCAGGCAACACGGTGCTGGTGATCGAGCACAACCTCGACGTCATCAAGACGGCCGACTGGCTCGTCGACATGGGGCCCGAGGGTGGCTCGCGCGGTGGCCTGTGGTCGCCGAGGGCACGCCAGAGGAGGTCGCGAGCAACCCGGAGAGCCACACGGGCCGTTTCCTCCGCCGCTGCTCGAGGGTCGGGCTGCCCAGGTGGCGGCCCGGCCGAAGAGGAAGAAGTCGACCGCCAGCGCGAAGAAGTGAACCCGGAGGCACCATGAGCAACAACCGTCCCTCTTCCCACCTCCTGTCGCGTCGCAGCGTCCTGGCGTCGGGCGCCACGGCCGCGGCGGTCCCGATGGTCGCCGGTTGCGGCGAGGACGAGCCGGTGACGGCGCCCGAGCCGCCGAAGGCCGACACCGAGCTGCTGAAGACGTCCGACGTGCCCGTGGGCGGCTGCGCGGTCGTCTCGGCGCTGAAGCTGGTCGTCACCCAGCCCAGCGAGGGTCAGTTCAAGGCGTTCAGCTCACTGTGCACCCACCAGGGGTGCGAGGTCTCGTCGTCCAGCGACGGCGAGATCCCGTGCACCTGCCACGGCAGCCGCTTCTCGTTGACCGACGGATCGGTGATCAAGGGTCCGGCGGAGGTCCCGCTCGAGGAGGTCGCCGTCGAGGTCAAGGACGGTGTGGTCACCACCACGAACGCCTGACCGGCCGGCTGGGCCCGACCGCTGCGCCGACCACTGCCTCCCTATGCTGGAGACAGTTAGTCAGGAGGATGCGTGACCCAGCCCCCCACTCGTCGTCGTGTGCTCGCCGCAGGTGCCGGCGTCGCGATGGCCCCCGTCGTTGCCTCGTGTGCCGACCCGTCGGCCGACCCCCAGCTCCACCAGCAGGACCCGCCCCGGCCGGGCACCGACGTGGCCCCCACCACCGACGTCCCCGTCGGGGGCTGCCAGGTCTTCGCGCGCTTCGGCACGGTGGTCTCCCAGCCCGTCGAGGGTGAGTTCAAGGCGTTCAACGCCGAGTGCTCCCACAAGGGCTGCTTCGTCGGCTCGTCCGACGAGGGACACATCCCGTGCCGCTGCCACGGCAGCAAGTTCGACCTCGCCACCGGGGCCCGTCTCGCCGGCCCGGCCAAGGCTCCGCTCGACCCCGTGGCGATCAAGGTCGAGAACGGCCGGATCGTCACCGCGTGATGCCGGCGGGTGCTCCGTCCCGGCTCGTCCGCACTCCGTAGGCTGGAGGCGTGCCGAGCCCCGCGTCGTACCGTCCCGCTCCCGGGTCGATCCCGACCCAGCCAGGGGTCTACCGCTTCCGTGACGTCCACGGACGGGTGATCTACGTCGGCAAGGCGAAGAACCTGCGTTCACGCCTGTCGTCGTACTTCCAGGACATCTCCGGGCTGCACCCTCGCACGGCGTCGATGGTGACCACCGGCGCCAGCGTCGAGTGGACCGTGGTCCGCACCGAGGTGGAGGCGCTCCAGCTCGAGTACTCCTGGATCAAGGAGTTCGACCCCCGCTTCAACGTCAAGTACCGCGACGACAAGTCCTACCCGTGGCTGGCCGTCACGGTCGGGGAGGAGTTCCCCCGCGTCATGGTCGGGCGCGGCGCGAAGAAGAAGGGCACCCGCTACTTCGGTCCCTACGGCCACGCGTGGGCGATCCGCGAGACCGTCGACCAGCTGCTGCGGGTCTTCCCGATGCGCTCCTGCACCAAGGGTGTCTTCAACCGTTCGGCCCAGATCGGTCGTCCGTGCCTGCTCGGCTACATCGACAAGTGCGCCGCGCCCTGCGTGGGCAAGATCAGCGCCGAGGACCACCGCGCCATCGTCAACGACCTCTGCGACTTCATGGCCGGCAACACCGACGCCTTCGTGAAGCGCGTCGAGAAGGAGATGTACGCCGCCTCCGAGGCCATGGAGTTCGAGAAGGCCGCCCGCCTGCGCGACGACCTCGGTGCCCTGCGCCGGGCCCTGGAGAAGCAGGTGGTCGTGCTGGCCGACGGCACCGACGCCGACGTGGTGGCGCTGGCGGAGGATCCGCTGGAGGTCGCGGTCCAGGTCTTCCACGTGCGCGGGGGTCGCATCCGAGGCCAGCGCGGCTGGGTGGCCGACCGCATGGACGAGGGCGGCACCCCCGAGCTCGTCGAGGAGTTCCTGCTCCAGCTGTACGCCGACGACCCCGACGCCATCCCGCGCGAGGTGCTGGTGCCCGAGCTGCCCGCCGACGTGGCGACGCTCGAGGACCTGCTCTCCTCGCTGCGCGGCTCCAAGGTCCGGATCCGGGTGCCGCAACGAGGCGACAAGAAGGTGCTGCAGGAGACGGTGGCCCGCAACGCCGTCCAGGGCCTGGCCCTGCACAAGACGAAGCGCGCCAGCGACCTGACGACGCGCAACCGCGCCCTGGAGGAGATCCAGGAGGCCCTCGACCTGGGCGAGGTGCCGCTGCGCATCGAGTGCTTCGACGTCTCCAACCTCCAGGGGACCGAGGTCGTCGCCTCCATGGTCGTCTTCGAGGACGGGCTGGCCCGCAAGGGCGAGTACCGCCGGTTCGTGATCAAGGACGTGGAGGGACAGAACGACGTCGCCTCGATGCACGAGGTCATCACCCGACGCTTCCGACGACTGCTCGAGGAGCGCTCGAAGTCGGCCGAGGTCTCCACGGACGCCGGCCCGATGCTGGTCGACCCGGACACCGGTCGACCGCGCAAGTTCGCCTACACCCCGGCCCTGGTGGTCGTCGACGGTGGCCCGCCCCAGGTCGCGGCGGCAGCCGACGCGCTGGAGCAGCTGGGCCTGGGCGACATCCCGGTCTGCGGCCTGGCCAAGCGGCTCGAGGAGGTGTGGCTCCCCGGCGACGAGGACCCGGTCATCCTGCCCCGCACCAGCGAGGGGCTCTACCTGCTCCAGCGGATCCGCGACGAGGCCCACCGCTTCGCGATCGCGCACCACCGGGGACGCCGCTCGCGCACGATGGTCGAGAGCCTGCTCGACGACGTACCGGGCCTGGGGGAGATCCGGCGCAAGGCCCTGCTCCGGCACTTCGGCTCGCTCAAGAAGCTGCGTCTCGCGGCCGTCGAGGAGATCGCGATGGTGCCCGGCATCGGCCCGCAGACGGCCGCCGCCATCAAGGAAGCACTCACGCAGCAGGACGGCGCACGACAGACTGGGCCGCGCATCAACACGGCCACCGGAGAGATCGAGGAGCACTGATGAGCATCGAACCGGGTGAGCTGGTCATCATCACGGGCATGACCGGCGCCGGACGCAGCACCGCCGCCAAGGAGCTCGAGGACCTGGGCTACTTCGTGGTCGACAACCTGCCGCCCACGCTGGTGCCCGACGTGGTCAGCATGGTCGACGCCGAGCGGGGGACCTCCCAGCCGATCGCGATCGTGGTCGACGTGCGCTCCGGCGCCTTCTTCGACACCCTCGCGACCCAGCGCTACGAGCGGAGCACCGGCCGACCCACGACGCTGCTCTACCTCGACGCCTCCGACGACGCCCTCGTACGCCGTCAGGAGCCGCCCGCCGCCCGCACCCGTTGCAGGGCTCCGGGCGTCTGCTCGACGGGCTGGCACGGGAGCGGAAGGTGCTGGAGACGACGCGTGGCCGTGCCGACCTCCTCATCGACACCACGGGCCTCAACGTCCACCAGCTCACCAAGCGGATCGCGAACCACTTCGGGTCGGCGGAGTCGCTGCAGCTCAAGGTGACCGTGATCAGCTTCGGCTTCAAGTACGGCATCCCCGTGGACGCCGACTTCGTGGCGGACATGCGCTTCCTGCCCAACCCGCACTGGGTGCCCGAGCTGCGTGCCCGAACGGGCCAGGACGTCGACGTCGCCGACTACGTCAAGGCACAGCCGGGCGCCGGCGCGTTCCTCGAGGGGTACATCCCCGTGCTGCAGCTTGTGGCACGCGGCTACCTCGAGGAGGGCAAGCGCTTCATGACGGTGGCCGTCGGGTGCACCGGGGGCAAGCACCGCAGCGTGGCCATGTCCGAGGCCATCGCCCAGCGCCTCTCCGAGGGCGGGCTCGACGTCCGCACCACCCACCGCGACCTCGGACGGGAGTGAGATGGGCGTCCCACCCCTGACCTCCCAGCCCCGCTCCGTCCACTCCCAGTCCGTCGTGGCGCTCGGGGGAGGCCACGGCCTGCACGCGTCGTTGAGCGCGCTGCGGATGCTGCACGACTCCCTGGACGTCGACCGGATCACCGCCGTGGTGACGGTGGCCGACAACGGAGGTTCGTCGGGCCGGCTGCGCCAGGAGTTCGGCGTCCTGCCCCCCGGTGACCTCCGGATGGCGCTGTCGGCGCTGTGCGGCGAGGACGAGTGGGGCCGCACCTGGGCCGAGCTCTTCCAGCACCGTTTCGGTGGCGAGGGCGAGATGCAGGGGCACGCCATCGGCAACCTCGTCCTGGTCGGTCTGTGGGAGCTGATGGGCGACCACGTCCGGGCGCTCGACTGGGCCGGGACGCTGCTCGGGGCGCGCGGTCGCGTGCTGCCCATGGCGACCACCCCGATGGACATCACGGCGGAGGTCCGCGACCCGCACTCCTCCGACGGCGTCACCACCACGGTGCGTGGCCAGAAGGAGGTCGCGACCACGCCAGGGGAGATCGTCCAGGTCGCTCTCGACCCCGAGGGCCGGACGCCTGCAGCGAGGCCGTGCAGGCCATCGAGGAGGCGGAGTGGGTCCTGCTCGGGCCGGGCTCGTGGTTCACCTCGGTGATCCCGCACCTGATGGTGCCGGGCCTGCGCGAGGCCCTGACCCGCACCCCGGCCAAGGTGGTGCTGCTGCTCAACCTGGTGGCCCAGGAGGGCGAGACCGCCGGCTACGGCCCCGTCGAGCACCTGGCCGCCCTGATGCGCCACGCCCCCGACCTGGCGCTGCACGCCGTCGTCGCGGACCGCGGCAGCGTGCCCGACACCGACGCACTGGCCGGCGCCGTCGGTGCCGTGGGAGCCCAGCTGGTGCTGGCCGACGTCGCCAGCCCCGGTGAGGCGCACCACGATCCCTCCCGGTTGGCCGCGACGCTGCGCGCGCTGATGTCGGCATGAGCTCCGCCGTGGCTTCGCACGAACTCCACGCCCTCGGGCGATGCGTGGCAGGATGCCGCCCATGGCAATGACGGCACAGGTCAAGGCAGAGCTCGCCAACACCCAGATCACCAAGACCTGTTGCCGCAAGGCCGAGGTGGCCACGCTGCTGCGCTTCGCCGGCGGGCTCCACATCGTCTCCGGCCGCATCGTGGTGGAGGCCGAGGTCGACACCGGTGCCGCCGCCCGCCGCCTGCGGAAGGACATCGCCGAGATCTACGGCCACCAGTCCGAGGTGGCGATGGTGCAGGGCAACGGCATCCGCAAGGGCACCCGCTACATCGTCCGCGTCGTACGCGACGGTGAGGCACTGGCGCGCCAGACCGGCCTGCTCGACGGCCGCGGTCGTCCCGTACGCGGCCTGCCCCCGGCTGTCGTCTCCGGCGGCGGCTGCGACGCGGTCGCGGCCTGGCGTGGCGCGTTCCTCGCCCACGGCTCGCTCACCGAGCCCGGCCGGTCGTCCGCCCTCGAGGTCACCTGCCCCGGCCCGGAGGCAGCGCTGGCCCTGGTCGGCGTGGCCCGTCGTCTCGGCATCCAGTCCAAGGCACGTGAGGTGCGCGGCGTCGACCGCGTGGTGATCCGCGACGGCGACGCGATCGGCGCGCTGCTCACCCGGCTGGGGGCCCACGAGACCCTGCTGGCCTGGGAGGAGCGACGGATGCGCCGCGAGGTGCGCGCGACCGCCAACCGCCTGGCCAACTTCGACGACGCCAACCTGCGTCGCTCCGCCCGTGCCGCGGTGGCCGCAGGCGCGCGCGTCGAGCGGGCCCTGGAGATCCTCGCCGACGAGGTCCCCGACCACCTCAAACTGGCCGGCGCCCTGCGGCTCGAGCACAAGCAGGCCTCCCTGGAGGAGCTGGGCCAGCTCCACGACCCGGTCCTGACCAAGGACGCGATCGCCGGCCGCATCCGTCGTCTGCTCGCGATGGCCGACAAGCGTGCCGAGGAGCTCGGGATTCCCGACACCGAGGCGTCGCTCACGCCCGACATGTTGGCCGAGGACGGCTGAGCCACCCCCACGGTCGCGGTCCAAACAGGGCCGCGGGTGCGGGCACGTCGCCGAGGCGCGATAAAGTCGGACTGCTGTTCGATCATCGCCAATCAGGAGTGACTGTGACTGTTCGTGTGGGAATCAACGGCTTCGGCCGTATCGGCCGTAACTTCTTCCGTGCCGTCCAGGCCTCGGGTGCCGACATCGAGATCGTTGGTGTCAACGACCTGACGGACAACAAGGTGCTCGCGCACCTTCTCAAGTACGACTCGATCCTCGGTCGCCTCGACGCCGACGTGTCGGCGACCGACACCCACATCATCGTGGGTGAGCAGAAGATCGCTGCCTTCGCCGAGCGCAACCCGGCCGACCTCACGTGGGGCGACCTGGGCGTCGACGTCGTCGTCGAGTCCACCGGCTTCTTCACCGACGCGACCAAGGCCAAGGCCCACATCGACGCCGGCGCCAAGAAGGTCATCATCTCCGCTCCCGCCTCCAACGAGGACATCACCATCGTGATGGGCGTGAACCACGAGCTGTACGAGGCCGACAAGCACCACGTCATCTCCAACGCCTCCTGCACCACCAACTGCCTCGGCCCGATGGCGAAGGCGCTCAACGACGCCCTCGGCATCGAGAAGGGTCTGATGACGACGGTGCACGCCTACACCGCCGACCAGAACCTCCAGGACAACATCCACAAGGACATGCGTCGCGCCCGCGCCGCCGCCCTGAACATCGTCCCGACATCCACCGGAGCCGCCAAGGCCATCGGCCTCGTGCTTCCGGAGCTCAAGGGCAAGCTCGACGGCTACGCCCTGCGCGTCCCGACCCCGACCGGCTCGCTCACCGACCTCTCCTTCGAGGCGTCGCGCGAGACCACCGTCGAGGAGGTCAACGAGATCATCAAGAACGCGGCCGACGGCAAGATCCTCAAGTACTCGACGGACCCGATCGTCTCCTCGGACATCGTCACGGACTCGGCGTCCTGCATCTTCGACGCTCCGCTGACCAAGGTCATCGGCAACCAGGTGAAGGTGGCCGGCTGGTACGACAACGAGTGGGGCTACTCCAACCGCCTGGTCGACCTGATCGACTACGTCGGCGCCTCGCTCTGACGACCGACCGACACGGAGATCACTGACACATGAGCAGCATCGAGTCGCTCGGCGACCTGCGAGGCAAGCGCGTCCTGGTCCGCTCCGACCTGAACGTGCCCCTGGACGGCACCACCATCACCGACGACGGCCGGATCCGCGCGAGCGTCCCGACCATCAAGGGCCTGGCCGAGGCGGGGGCGCGGGTCATCGTGACCGCCCACCTCGGTCGCCCGAAGGGTGAGCCGGACCCCAAGTACAGCCTCGCTCCCGTCGCCGGGCGCCTCGGTGAGCTCCTCGGTCACCCTGTGGCGTTCGCCACCGACACGGTGGGGGAGTCGGCCCAGCAGGTCGTCTCCGGCCTCGGTGACGGTGACGTCGCGCTGCTGGAGAACGTCCGCTTCAACGAGGGCGAGACGAGCAAGGACGACGCCGTGCGCGGCTCCTTCGCCGACCAGCTCGCCCAGCTCGCCGACGCCTTCGTCTCCGACGGCTTCGGCGTCGTCCACCGCAAGCAGGCCAGCGTCTACGACGTGGCCCTGCGCCTGCCCA includes these proteins:
- a CDS encoding MBL fold metallo-hydrolase, which codes for MTSYTGDVSPGGDPQTLTLSTLTVTKVAVDDKMSNNCYVLRCNETGEQLLVDAADAPEVLLPLIGDAGLAAVVTTHQHWDHHRALAAVVEATGAEVFAGAPDADAITEQTGVAVARRLEHGDVVRVGRVDLDVIAVAGHTPGSVCLVHHDPGGSPHVFTGDTLFPGGVGATFGNEEAFEQLIDQVEERIFGTLPDETRFHPGHGKDGVLGQEREHLPEWRARKW
- a CDS encoding Rieske (2Fe-2S) protein; this encodes MSNNRPSSHLLSRRSVLASGATAAAVPMVAGCGEDEPVTAPEPPKADTELLKTSDVPVGGCAVVSALKLVVTQPSEGQFKAFSSLCTHQGCEVSSSSDGEIPCTCHGSRFSLTDGSVIKGPAEVPLEEVAVEVKDGVVTTTNA
- a CDS encoding Rieske (2Fe-2S) protein translates to MTQPPTRRRVLAAGAGVAMAPVVASCADPSADPQLHQQDPPRPGTDVAPTTDVPVGGCQVFARFGTVVSQPVEGEFKAFNAECSHKGCFVGSSDEGHIPCRCHGSKFDLATGARLAGPAKAPLDPVAIKVENGRIVTA
- the uvrC gene encoding excinuclease ABC subunit UvrC; translation: MPSPASYRPAPGSIPTQPGVYRFRDVHGRVIYVGKAKNLRSRLSSYFQDISGLHPRTASMVTTGASVEWTVVRTEVEALQLEYSWIKEFDPRFNVKYRDDKSYPWLAVTVGEEFPRVMVGRGAKKKGTRYFGPYGHAWAIRETVDQLLRVFPMRSCTKGVFNRSAQIGRPCLLGYIDKCAAPCVGKISAEDHRAIVNDLCDFMAGNTDAFVKRVEKEMYAASEAMEFEKAARLRDDLGALRRALEKQVVVLADGTDADVVALAEDPLEVAVQVFHVRGGRIRGQRGWVADRMDEGGTPELVEEFLLQLYADDPDAIPREVLVPELPADVATLEDLLSSLRGSKVRIRVPQRGDKKVLQETVARNAVQGLALHKTKRASDLTTRNRALEEIQEALDLGEVPLRIECFDVSNLQGTEVVASMVVFEDGLARKGEYRRFVIKDVEGQNDVASMHEVITRRFRRLLEERSKSAEVSTDAGPMLVDPDTGRPRKFAYTPALVVVDGGPPQVAAAADALEQLGLGDIPVCGLAKRLEEVWLPGDEDPVILPRTSEGLYLLQRIRDEAHRFAIAHHRGRRSRTMVESLLDDVPGLGEIRRKALLRHFGSLKKLRLAAVEEIAMVPGIGPQTAAAIKEALTQQDGARQTGPRINTATGEIEEH
- a CDS encoding RapZ C-terminal domain-containing protein — protein: MTVISFGFKYGIPVDADFVADMRFLPNPHWVPELRARTGQDVDVADYVKAQPGAGAFLEGYIPVLQLVARGYLEEGKRFMTVAVGCTGGKHRSVAMSEAIAQRLSEGGLDVRTTHRDLGRE
- the whiA gene encoding DNA-binding protein WhiA, which translates into the protein MAMTAQVKAELANTQITKTCCRKAEVATLLRFAGGLHIVSGRIVVEAEVDTGAAARRLRKDIAEIYGHQSEVAMVQGNGIRKGTRYIVRVVRDGEALARQTGLLDGRGRPVRGLPPAVVSGGGCDAVAAWRGAFLAHGSLTEPGRSSALEVTCPGPEAALALVGVARRLGIQSKAREVRGVDRVVIRDGDAIGALLTRLGAHETLLAWEERRMRREVRATANRLANFDDANLRRSARAAVAAGARVERALEILADEVPDHLKLAGALRLEHKQASLEELGQLHDPVLTKDAIAGRIRRLLAMADKRAEELGIPDTEASLTPDMLAEDG
- the gap gene encoding type I glyceraldehyde-3-phosphate dehydrogenase — translated: MTVRVGINGFGRIGRNFFRAVQASGADIEIVGVNDLTDNKVLAHLLKYDSILGRLDADVSATDTHIIVGEQKIAAFAERNPADLTWGDLGVDVVVESTGFFTDATKAKAHIDAGAKKVIISAPASNEDITIVMGVNHELYEADKHHVISNASCTTNCLGPMAKALNDALGIEKGLMTTVHAYTADQNLQDNIHKDMRRARAAALNIVPTSTGAAKAIGLVLPELKGKLDGYALRVPTPTGSLTDLSFEASRETTVEEVNEIIKNAADGKILKYSTDPIVSSDIVTDSASCIFDAPLTKVIGNQVKVAGWYDNEWGYSNRLVDLIDYVGASL